Proteins found in one Triticum urartu cultivar G1812 chromosome 4, Tu2.1, whole genome shotgun sequence genomic segment:
- the LOC125552399 gene encoding uncharacterized protein LOC125552399 translates to MITRAKLVEQLREHQIRSAQSYSAALAVFSPNPHIASRRDLRVALLYAFLFCFLMVSCYAALYLKWFKLSSLFVILGILLPVSLKISRHRRLRRKRERRLLLPLSM, encoded by the exons ATGATCACGCGAGCAAAGCTGGTGGAACAGCTGCGGGAGCACCAGATCCGGTCGGCGCAGTCGTACTCCGCGGCCCTCGCCGTCTTCTCCCCCAACCCCCACATCGCCTCCAG GCGGGACCTGAGGGTGGCTCTCCTCTATGCCTTTTTGTTCTGTTTTCTCATGGTGTCGTGCTATGCCGCGCTTTACCTGAAATGGTTCAAGCTCTCGTCCCTCTTTGTAATCCTCGGAATCCTTCTCCCAGTAAGTCTCAAAATCTCTAGGCATAGAAGGCTCAGAAGGAAAAGAGAGCGAAGATTGCTGTTGCCCTTGTCCATGTGA